Genomic segment of Methanobrevibacter sp.:
GAAGCGCAGATGGTTGTCTTCCTGTATTCGGATAAGTTATATAACTCATTTAAGTATTCTTTTTTATTTTTATCCTCATTAATATTTTTAATAAACTTTTCGGCAGCAGAAACATCAGATACATTGATATTTCTAATCAGCGGTTCCTTAAACCCTTTAATGTTGTAGACGATTTTTTCTATACTTCCATTATTCTGGTTGATGATGATGTCAATTACATCGGCCAATTCATCAACGCTGTTGGTCAAGTTTATTGTTGCGCAGGATTTATTGATTATTGCCAGGATTTTATCGAGAGTCTTATCGATAGTTTCAGTATTGATGATGTTCACGTCATTTGCACGGGCCTGCTTTAAGAGATGGTCATGGATAATTCTATTTTCTCTAAAGAAATCCAATTGTTTTCCACCCCTATGTATTTGAACTGCCCTTTTCACGAACCTCTCCTTATGGGAATCTTCATCGGAACTCAATACAAAGAAATAGATGTTTGCATATTCTTTGAATTGTTCAATATTGATCAATCCCGGAACCAAATGGACTCCTTCAATGATTATATCATCATAATCGGTAATTGCCCTTTGGATAACTTTTTCTAAAGCAGGAATAACAGATGCAGCATGCTCATCGAATCCTGCTGAAACTAACTCATTATAGCTTTCATAGCGATTTTTGTTTCTTAAATGTTTATATGCATCATAAGATGAGCTGTGAAGTGCGGGAGCATACTCTTTTCCTATGATTCCTCTGACAACCGCTCTGATGAAGTCACTTTCAATCAAATGCTTTATGTTCAATGTTTTAGCTAGTTCGGCAGCGATTGTTGATTTTCCAATTCCTGATGCGCTCCCGATTAGTATAACATAAGGTTTTCTCATGTTAATTTCTCCTATTTAATTGAATTTTCACAAATATTTTTATAATTATATATTGAATAATATAACATAAAACATTATACTTTATTAATGTGAAAATCAATAGTTAATTATATATCATTTTTTGAAATAATTTTTTGAAAAATTAGGATAATGAAATTACATGGTTAGTTATAAGTTATAAATTATAGGATTAGGGGTGAAGTTATTGTATTCAATTAAATCAGTTAAAGAAATTCAGGATTTAAATCCATTCATTGTTGTCGGTTGTGGCGGAGGTGGAGAAAAGTTCTCCAACCTTGATGGTGTTGAAACAGTAGGTTTCATTGATGATGATGAAAGAAAGCAAGGAAAACAGTTTTGCAATCATGTTGTTTCCGGTAGCTTGAAGAAATGTTTAGAGGGAGCTCCAGATGCAAAATCACTTGTAATAATGTTGCCTATTGGTGCTGAAGGTTCTGCATTAAAATATGCAGTTCAAGCCATTGACGCTGGTTTAAATGTTGTTACATCTTTTAGGTCTTTATCCCTTGAAGATAACTTGTCATTAAAGAAATTTGCCGATTCAAAAAATCTTGTAATTAAAGACATCGGCCCAAGATTAGATGTTGTTGAACAAATAGCTGGAGTTGCCCCTGAAAAATCATGTGAAGTTTTACCGAAAATATCCTATAATCCTAAAGCTCCAGTAATTTTTGTTGGAGGCACTTCTCAAGAGTGCGGTAAGAGGACTACTACAAAAATGCTTGGTGTGGCTAGTAGTCAGAGAGGTTTGACTCCTGCAATCATATCAACTGATGAAATGGGTTTGGAAGAACCTACTGATTTTAATTTCAGAGCAGGAAGCTTGTCTGCTATGGATGTTCCTGCAGCAGTATTGTCTGCAATCAAATATGTTGAAGAAACCAAACATCCAGATATTATTTTTATTGAAGGTCAATCTAGCTTAACTGAAAATGGCAATCCTCATCCAAGGGGTTTATCTGCAGCAATTTTAATTGGTGCCGCTCCGGATGCTGTTATTGTTGGACACAGGCCAAATCATCCTTATAGGGAGCCTAGAGGTATTGTGGAAGAAATCAAAGCTATTGAAGCTGTAGAACCAACTAAAGTTGTTGGTTTATCTATCAACTTTAAAAATGCCAGCTTGGATTTATGTCCTGAATACTTCGAGTCCAAGTTTAATTTGCCGGCTGAAGATGTTTACAATAACGGTGCTGATAAGTTATTAGATGCAATTCTTGAATATTTAGAGGGGTAATTGAAATGAGTTTTATGGATAATTTAAAAAGAAGTTTAGGTTTTGAAGAAAATGAAACTGGCGATAATAAGGAAAGCGCTCTTTCCAATATATCTAACATGTTAAATAATCTGACAAATTCTTCAAATAAAAATGATGGACATCAAAAGCATAATAATAAACAATACGGGCAAAATTCAAGACCTACACCAAATCCCGCTCCTACTCCAACCCCGGTTTATGATGAGTATGAGGGGTATGATGAGTATGAGGTAATTATTCCGGATCAATCATTTTATGAAATTGTTCTAATTAGACCGAAAACTATTGATGATATCAATTACGTTATAGATCAAGTAATTGAAGAGAAAAATCCTGTTATTTTAGATTTATCCTTTTTGGAAAGAGAAAGTGCTGCTAACTTTAAACTAGCTGGAGAAAAAATTAAACAGATGAGAGAAAGATTCGGCGCTCAGGCATTATTGCTTGCAAGAACTGA
This window contains:
- a CDS encoding 3H domain-containing protein yields the protein MRKPYVILIGSASGIGKSTIAAELAKTLNIKHLIESDFIRAVVRGIIGKEYAPALHSSSYDAYKHLRNKNRYESYNELVSAGFDEHAASVIPALEKVIQRAITDYDDIIIEGVHLVPGLINIEQFKEYANIYFFVLSSDEDSHKERFVKRAVQIHRGGKQLDFFRENRIIHDHLLKQARANDVNIINTETIDKTLDKILAIINKSCATINLTNSVDELADVIDIIINQNNGSIEKIVYNIKGFKEPLIRNINVSDVSAAEKFIKNINEDKNKKEYLNELYNLSEYRKTTICASNQEKLDNIINELTERGYVLNE
- a CDS encoding DUF1611 domain-containing protein, producing MYSIKSVKEIQDLNPFIVVGCGGGGEKFSNLDGVETVGFIDDDERKQGKQFCNHVVSGSLKKCLEGAPDAKSLVIMLPIGAEGSALKYAVQAIDAGLNVVTSFRSLSLEDNLSLKKFADSKNLVIKDIGPRLDVVEQIAGVAPEKSCEVLPKISYNPKAPVIFVGGTSQECGKRTTTKMLGVASSQRGLTPAIISTDEMGLEEPTDFNFRAGSLSAMDVPAAVLSAIKYVEETKHPDIIFIEGQSSLTENGNPHPRGLSAAILIGAAPDAVIVGHRPNHPYREPRGIVEEIKAIEAVEPTKVVGLSINFKNASLDLCPEYFESKFNLPAEDVYNNGADKLLDAILEYLEG
- a CDS encoding cell division protein SepF: MSFMDNLKRSLGFEENETGDNKESALSNISNMLNNLTNSSNKNDGHQKHNNKQYGQNSRPTPNPAPTPTPVYDEYEGYDEYEVIIPDQSFYEIVLIRPKTIDDINYVIDQVIEEKNPVILDLSFLERESAANFKLAGEKIKQMRERFGAQALLLARTEDKDLLIVSPKKVRVINKG